From the genome of Halomonas sp. MCCC 1A13316, one region includes:
- the yjgA gene encoding ribosome biogenesis factor YjgA — MTQDTPSSFDERPSKSQLKREMHALQALGEQIIAMTPTERARFPLSEDLLAAVEETSRIRSHEGRRRHMQYVGKLMRREDLEAIQAVFDEVEQENRHRDLAFHRLEKWRDRLIEDGDGAVEAFIEEHPDVDRQALRQLIRNAKSERERGKPPANARKLFKLIRDTAGL; from the coding sequence ATGACCCAGGATACTCCCTCTTCCTTCGACGAACGGCCCAGCAAGTCCCAGCTCAAGCGTGAAATGCATGCGCTGCAGGCACTGGGCGAACAGATCATCGCCATGACGCCTACCGAGCGGGCACGCTTCCCGCTGTCGGAAGACTTGCTCGCAGCCGTCGAGGAAACCTCCCGCATCCGCTCCCACGAAGGGCGCCGGCGCCATATGCAGTATGTCGGCAAACTGATGCGGCGCGAGGACCTCGAAGCGATTCAGGCCGTATTCGACGAAGTCGAGCAGGAAAATCGCCATCGCGACCTCGCCTTTCATCGCCTCGAGAAGTGGCGCGATCGCCTGATCGAAGATGGCGACGGCGCCGTCGAGGCCTTCATCGAGGAGCATCCCGATGTCGATCGCCAGGCGCTGCGTCAGTTGATCCGCAACGCCAAGAGCGAGCGCGAACGCGGCAAACCCCCGGCCAATGCGCGCAAACTGTTCAAGCTGATCCGCGATACGGCGGGGCTGTAA
- the pmbA gene encoding metalloprotease PmbA gives MSKAFDAAAQQALLESRAEQALALAKHLGADACEVGASVDQGTGISVREGEVESVELSRDQGIAVTVYLRGHKGSASSTDAGEASIREVVEKAMAIALYTGEDPAAGLADPELMATDLPDLDVHHPWPLSTEQAIELALACEAAGRSEPGIRQSEGASLSSGEGVRVYANSHGFLGSQRGSRHSLSCMLIAEDEGGMQRDYDYTSARNPQDLLNADAVGRSAAQRTLSRLGARRPATGRLPVLFDATVASGLVGHLMSAIAGGSLYRQASFLCDRLGEPLFPGWFTLGERPMERGAMASSPFDNDGVQTRDNVYIEGGRLASYMLSAYSARRLGMQTTANAGGARNLRITAPLDSREELLARMGRGLLVTELMGQGVNGVTGDYSRGAAGFWVENGEIQYPVEEFTIAGNLEAMFKGLLAVGSDIDTRGSIHTGSWLVDEMTVAGS, from the coding sequence ATGAGCAAGGCTTTCGATGCCGCCGCCCAGCAGGCACTGCTTGAATCGCGGGCCGAGCAGGCGCTGGCCCTGGCGAAACACTTGGGGGCCGACGCCTGTGAGGTGGGGGCCAGCGTCGACCAGGGAACCGGTATCAGCGTGCGTGAGGGCGAGGTGGAATCCGTCGAACTCTCCCGTGACCAGGGGATCGCCGTGACGGTCTACCTGCGTGGTCACAAGGGCAGCGCTTCTTCCACCGATGCCGGTGAGGCTTCGATCCGTGAGGTCGTGGAGAAGGCCATGGCCATCGCGCTCTATACCGGTGAAGATCCCGCCGCCGGCTTGGCCGATCCCGAGCTGATGGCCACCGACCTGCCTGATCTCGACGTGCATCATCCCTGGCCGCTTTCCACCGAGCAGGCTATCGAATTGGCGCTGGCTTGCGAAGCGGCCGGTCGCAGTGAGCCCGGTATCCGCCAGTCGGAAGGAGCTTCGCTCTCCAGCGGTGAGGGAGTGCGAGTCTACGCCAACAGCCATGGTTTTCTGGGCAGTCAGCGTGGCAGCCGCCACTCGCTCTCCTGCATGTTGATCGCCGAGGACGAGGGCGGCATGCAGCGCGATTATGATTATACCAGCGCGCGCAACCCGCAGGACCTGCTGAACGCCGATGCGGTGGGCAGGAGCGCCGCCCAACGCACCCTGAGCCGGCTGGGAGCTCGACGGCCCGCCACCGGTCGCTTGCCGGTGCTGTTCGACGCCACCGTGGCCAGCGGCCTCGTCGGCCACCTGATGAGTGCCATCGCCGGCGGCTCGCTCTATCGCCAGGCCTCGTTCCTCTGCGATCGACTGGGTGAGCCGCTGTTTCCTGGCTGGTTCACTCTCGGCGAGCGCCCCATGGAGCGAGGAGCCATGGCCAGTTCGCCATTCGATAACGATGGCGTGCAGACCCGCGACAACGTCTACATCGAGGGGGGGCGGCTGGCGAGTTATATGCTGTCGGCCTACAGCGCGCGGCGCCTTGGCATGCAGACCACCGCTAACGCCGGCGGTGCACGCAATCTGCGCATCACGGCACCGCTCGACTCACGCGAGGAACTGCTCGCGCGCATGGGGCGCGGCTTACTGGTCACCGAGCTGATGGGACAGGGTGTCAATGGCGTGACCGGCGACTACTCACGCGGTGCGGCCGGCTTCTGGGTCGAGAACGGCGAGATTCAGTACCCGGTGGAGGAGTTCACCATTGCCGGCAATCTGGAGGCGATGTTCAAGGGGCTGTTGGCCGTGGGCAGCGATATCGATACCCGCGGCAGCATTCACACCGGCAGCTGGCTTGTCGACGAGATGACCGTAGCCGGCTCATGA
- a CDS encoding RNA polymerase factor sigma-54, which produces MAMKASLQLRVGTQLTMTPQLQQAIALLQLSTLDLRQEIQQALESNPMLELDDGFGEQAASEIQSDDWADEIPSELSTDSDWTDTYPDHGTSSGSATGEGPDFERQASAQTLTGHLIWQLAMTDLSDRQRQIAESLIDAVDGTGYLAQPLEEIRDGLRRQGLEGLPTREVEQVLLRLQQFEPTGVFARDLRECLMLQLAALPDDTPLLPQTRRLVRQFLEALAADDRRLLKRRLGLDDKSLDEVIALVRSLDPRPGSAYADVGSSYVTPDLVAYHDESGWRVELNAEALPRLRLQPDYVALVRRADKSQDNQFLKDHLQEARWLMKSLASRNDTLLRVGREIMARQIDFLEHGEEGMKPLVLADIAQAVEMHESTISRVTTQKFIHTPRGVFELKYFFSSHVGGNGDGDVHSSTAIRARIRKLIAEETPRKPLSDSRLVDLLAADGIQVARRTVAKYREALGIPSSSERKRFR; this is translated from the coding sequence ATGGCCATGAAAGCATCCTTGCAATTGCGCGTCGGCACCCAGCTGACCATGACTCCCCAACTGCAGCAGGCCATTGCCCTGCTGCAGCTCTCGACCCTCGATCTTCGCCAGGAGATCCAGCAGGCGCTGGAATCCAACCCTATGCTGGAGCTCGACGACGGCTTCGGCGAGCAGGCCGCCAGCGAAATCCAGAGCGATGATTGGGCCGACGAGATACCCAGTGAGCTTTCCACCGACAGCGACTGGACGGATACCTATCCCGACCATGGTACGAGCTCAGGCAGCGCCACCGGCGAAGGCCCGGATTTCGAGCGCCAGGCCTCGGCGCAGACGCTGACCGGCCATCTGATCTGGCAACTGGCGATGACCGACTTGAGCGACCGTCAGCGTCAGATTGCCGAAAGCCTGATCGATGCCGTCGACGGCACGGGTTACCTGGCCCAGCCCCTCGAAGAGATTCGCGACGGCCTGCGCCGGCAAGGACTAGAAGGCTTGCCCACACGGGAAGTCGAGCAGGTCTTGCTGCGTCTGCAGCAGTTCGAGCCGACCGGCGTGTTCGCTCGCGACCTGCGCGAGTGCCTGATGCTACAGCTGGCTGCGCTGCCTGACGATACACCGCTGCTGCCCCAGACTCGTCGGCTGGTGCGCCAGTTTCTCGAGGCACTGGCCGCTGATGATCGTCGCCTGCTCAAGCGTCGTCTGGGTCTGGACGACAAATCGCTGGACGAGGTCATTGCCCTGGTTCGCTCGCTCGATCCGCGTCCCGGCAGCGCCTATGCCGATGTCGGCAGCAGCTACGTCACGCCGGACCTGGTCGCTTACCACGATGAATCCGGCTGGCGCGTGGAACTCAATGCCGAGGCCCTGCCCCGGCTACGCCTCCAGCCCGACTACGTGGCGCTGGTGCGCCGTGCCGACAAGAGTCAGGACAACCAATTTCTCAAGGATCACCTGCAGGAAGCCCGCTGGCTGATGAAAAGCCTCGCCAGCCGCAACGACACCCTGCTGCGGGTTGGGCGCGAGATCATGGCCCGCCAGATCGACTTTCTCGAACACGGCGAGGAGGGAATGAAACCACTGGTGCTGGCCGACATTGCCCAGGCGGTGGAGATGCACGAATCGACCATTTCGCGGGTGACGACACAGAAGTTCATCCATACGCCCCGCGGCGTTTTCGAACTGAAGTACTTCTTCTCCAGTCATGTCGGCGGCAACGGTGACGGCGACGTCCACTCGAGCACGGCGATCCGCGCCCGTATCCGCAAGCTGATCGCCGAAGAGACGCCGCGCAAGCCGCTCTCCGACAGCCGCTTGGTCGACCTGCTGGCCGCGGATGGCATTCAAGTCGCCCGCCGCACGGTTGCCAAGTACCGTGAAGCTCTGGGAATTCCTTCCTCGAGCGAGCGCAAGCGTTTTCGCTGA
- the hpf gene encoding ribosome hibernation-promoting factor, HPF/YfiA family has product MQVNITGHHVELTDSLRDYVSEKLSRVQRHYDNITNVQVTLSIEKERQQAACTLHAAGADLHAEASDQDMYAAIDALTDKLDRQLVKHKEKAQARAQGAGIR; this is encoded by the coding sequence ATGCAAGTCAACATCACCGGCCATCATGTTGAGCTGACCGATTCACTGCGTGACTATGTGAGCGAGAAGCTGAGCCGCGTCCAGCGACACTATGACAACATTACCAATGTGCAAGTCACGCTCTCGATCGAGAAGGAGCGTCAGCAGGCCGCCTGCACGCTGCATGCCGCCGGCGCCGATCTGCATGCCGAAGCTTCCGATCAGGACATGTACGCCGCAATTGATGCGCTGACCGACAAGCTCGATCGTCAACTGGTTAAACACAAGGAAAAGGCCCAGGCTCGCGCCCAGGGCGCCGGCATTCGCTGA
- the lptC gene encoding LPS export ABC transporter periplasmic protein LptC — translation MLKRLPRPSFRVWLFLLLLALGGLIAWLDPWREPTPGPVPTDEAGEPDYYLKQAQLTRFDAEGRAHQRLESPRLVHTPHDDVTRAVTPLAHLIDREGRLWVASGTEGRLGPGGNPLTLSGDARLFAPEERWQLDTETLHFDANVGHAWSDTPALLQQPPQRMRGERFDAWIHDNRARLTDNVRGHHVPEVAQPEQADAANLEDFTP, via the coding sequence ATGCTGAAGCGGCTGCCACGCCCCTCGTTCCGAGTCTGGCTATTCCTGCTGCTGTTGGCGCTCGGCGGCCTGATCGCCTGGCTGGATCCTTGGCGAGAGCCCACTCCCGGACCGGTACCTACCGACGAAGCCGGCGAGCCCGACTACTACCTGAAGCAGGCGCAACTGACCCGCTTCGATGCCGAAGGCAGAGCCCACCAACGCCTGGAGAGCCCGCGTTTGGTGCATACGCCCCACGACGATGTCACCCGCGCCGTCACGCCGCTGGCCCATCTGATCGACCGCGAGGGCCGGCTATGGGTGGCAAGCGGCACGGAAGGCCGCCTCGGCCCGGGCGGCAATCCACTCACGCTCTCGGGTGACGCCCGCCTGTTCGCCCCCGAAGAGCGCTGGCAGCTCGACACAGAAACCCTGCATTTCGACGCCAATGTGGGGCACGCCTGGAGCGACACGCCCGCCCTGCTGCAGCAGCCGCCACAGCGCATGCGCGGCGAGCGCTTCGACGCCTGGATCCATGACAATCGGGCGCGTTTGACCGACAATGTGCGCGGCCACCATGTCCCGGAAGTCGCCCAGCCAGAGCAGGCCGACGCCGCCAACCTAGAGGATTTCACGCCATGA
- the lptB gene encoding LPS export ABC transporter ATP-binding protein: MKTLYARHLAKSYKRRRVVHDISLSIEQGRVVGLLGPNGAGKTTSFYMIVGLVKADAGEVHIDDQDLSRSAMHERARAGIGYLPQEASIFRKLSVADNIMAILETRKDLDHHARQARLEQLLEEFHVTHIRDNLGMSLSGGERRRVEIARALATEPAFILLDEPFAGVDPISVGEIKGIIRQLKSRDIGVLITDHNVRETLDICDSAYIVGDGQIIAEGDAEAILANRRVREVYLGEDFRL, translated from the coding sequence ATGAAGACCTTATACGCCCGGCATTTGGCCAAGAGCTACAAGCGCCGCCGCGTGGTGCACGACATCAGCCTCTCCATCGAACAAGGCCGCGTGGTCGGCCTGCTCGGGCCTAATGGAGCCGGCAAGACCACTTCGTTCTACATGATCGTCGGCCTGGTGAAGGCGGATGCCGGTGAAGTCCATATCGACGACCAGGATCTCTCGCGCAGCGCAATGCACGAGCGCGCACGGGCAGGTATCGGCTACCTGCCCCAGGAGGCATCGATCTTCCGCAAACTCTCGGTGGCCGATAACATCATGGCCATCCTCGAAACGCGCAAGGATCTCGATCACCACGCGCGGCAGGCGAGGCTCGAGCAGTTACTGGAGGAATTCCATGTCACCCACATTCGCGACAACCTTGGCATGAGCCTGTCCGGCGGCGAGCGGCGGCGCGTCGAAATCGCCCGGGCGCTGGCCACCGAGCCGGCTTTCATTCTGCTCGACGAACCCTTCGCCGGGGTTGATCCGATCTCGGTGGGCGAAATCAAGGGGATCATCCGCCAGCTCAAGTCGCGCGACATCGGTGTGCTGATCACCGACCACAACGTCCGCGAGACCCTCGATATCTGTGATTCGGCTTACATCGTCGGCGACGGCCAGATCATTGCCGAAGGGGACGCCGAGGCGATCCTGGCCAACAGGCGGGTCCGGGAAGTTTACCTCGGGGAAGACTTCCGCCTATAA
- a CDS encoding HPr family phosphocarrier protein yields MPCRKLTLTNKRGLHARAATKLVQCCQPFHARVFVSRGQQQADASNIMALLMLGAPCGTELDVSAEGEDAEAVLEAIEALFEARFEEDT; encoded by the coding sequence GTGCCCTGCCGCAAGCTGACCCTGACCAACAAACGCGGCCTTCACGCCCGAGCTGCCACCAAGCTGGTGCAGTGCTGCCAGCCTTTTCACGCGCGCGTGTTCGTCAGCCGAGGGCAGCAGCAGGCCGATGCCAGCAACATCATGGCGCTACTGATGCTGGGCGCCCCCTGCGGCACCGAACTCGATGTCAGCGCCGAAGGGGAGGATGCCGAGGCGGTGCTGGAGGCCATCGAGGCACTATTCGAGGCCCGCTTCGAAGAGGATACCTAG
- the rapZ gene encoding RNase adapter RapZ, producing MQLVIISGRSGSGKSIALQALEDIGYYAIDNLPAMLLGSLVDELRNSPTIQTSIAVSIDARNLPHALERFPRLLEELRIKQVDCQVIYLTTDARILLERYSATRRRHPLTRGRDMTLGEAIESEDVTLSDIRNLADLIIDTSRLSVHDLRGRITEQVASHRADQLTLTVESFGFKGGVPLDADIVFDARCLPNPYWDPRLRSATGREPSIVAFLEQYPLVQQMLDDIVAWVERWLPAYRDTHRSYLTVAIGCTGGQHRSVYLAERLAKHLARQQPDVRLRHRELGIHTPVTSARDVTEETPERKET from the coding sequence ATGCAGCTTGTGATCATCAGCGGCCGCTCCGGCTCTGGAAAATCGATCGCGCTGCAAGCGCTCGAGGATATCGGCTACTACGCCATCGACAACCTGCCGGCGATGCTGCTCGGGTCCTTGGTTGATGAGCTACGCAACTCGCCCACCATCCAGACCTCGATCGCCGTCAGTATCGACGCGCGCAACCTGCCCCATGCCCTGGAGCGCTTCCCACGCCTGTTGGAAGAGCTGCGTATCAAGCAGGTCGACTGTCAGGTCATCTACCTGACCACCGATGCACGCATCTTGCTCGAACGCTACTCCGCTACCCGGCGTCGCCATCCCCTGACCCGTGGCCGGGACATGACCCTGGGCGAAGCCATCGAGTCGGAAGACGTGACGCTGAGTGACATTCGCAACCTGGCGGACCTGATCATCGACACCTCACGGCTGTCGGTACATGACCTGCGCGGGCGAATCACCGAACAGGTGGCCAGTCATCGCGCGGACCAACTTACCCTGACCGTGGAGTCGTTCGGCTTCAAGGGTGGCGTACCCCTCGACGCCGATATCGTCTTCGACGCACGCTGTCTGCCCAACCCCTACTGGGACCCACGCCTGCGCTCGGCTACCGGCCGAGAACCTAGCATTGTGGCATTCCTTGAACAGTACCCATTGGTACAGCAGATGCTCGACGATATCGTCGCCTGGGTAGAACGCTGGCTTCCCGCCTACCGCGATACACACCGCAGCTATCTGACCGTTGCCATCGGTTGCACCGGTGGCCAGCACCGCTCGGTGTACCTGGCCGAGCGCCTCGCCAAACATCTGGCCCGGCAACAGCCCGACGTGCGCCTGCGCCATCGAGAGCTAGGCATCCACACACCGGTCACCTCCGCCCGTGACGTGACCGAAGAGACGCCCGAACGCAAGGAAACCTGA
- the tldD gene encoding metalloprotease TldD: protein MTTSSTLLLDTAAEILLHPGGLDIEALDAGLGHVLAPGVDYADLYFQRSWHESWVLEDGEVKEAGYNIDGGVGVRAMAGEKTGFAYSNQITLDALAETGRTASGIVRSGATLPVGSRVVSHAAPRYASIDPLSGLSAEDKIALLKQADRVARAADPSISQVSASLTGVHEVVLVRASDGTLAADIRPLVRFNVSVIAVKNGRRERGSAGGGGRYAMARLRDDNVAERFAKEAVRQALVNLDAVDAPAGQMPVVLGPGWPGILLHEAVGHGLEGDFNRKGSSAFAGRMGQRVAAPGVTVVDDATLADRRGSMSVDDEGTPGQYTPLIEDGILTGYMQDKLNARMMGMQPTGNARRESFAHMPMPRMTNTYMLAGQDDPADILASVKRGIYAVSFGGGQVDITSGKFVFSASEAYLIEDGKITAPVKGATLIGNGPEAMGRVSMIGHDLELDTGIGVCGKEGQGVPVGVGQPTLKLDELTVGGTAS, encoded by the coding sequence ATGACGACATCTTCAACTCTTTTGCTCGATACTGCCGCCGAAATCCTGTTGCACCCGGGCGGGCTGGATATCGAGGCACTCGATGCAGGCCTCGGCCACGTGCTGGCGCCCGGCGTCGATTACGCCGATCTCTATTTCCAGAGGAGCTGGCACGAGAGCTGGGTACTTGAGGACGGCGAAGTCAAGGAGGCCGGCTACAATATCGACGGTGGCGTCGGCGTGCGTGCCATGGCGGGCGAAAAGACCGGCTTCGCTTATTCCAACCAGATTACCCTCGACGCCTTGGCCGAGACGGGACGCACGGCTTCGGGCATCGTGCGTAGCGGTGCCACCCTGCCGGTCGGCTCGCGGGTCGTGAGTCACGCTGCGCCGCGCTATGCCTCGATCGATCCTCTTTCGGGCCTTTCTGCCGAGGACAAGATCGCCCTGCTCAAGCAGGCCGACCGCGTGGCACGGGCCGCCGATCCGAGCATCAGCCAGGTTAGCGCATCTCTGACCGGCGTGCACGAAGTCGTTCTGGTGCGCGCCAGCGACGGCACCCTGGCGGCCGACATCCGTCCGTTGGTTCGCTTCAACGTCAGCGTTATCGCGGTGAAGAACGGCCGACGAGAGCGCGGCAGTGCCGGTGGCGGCGGGCGCTATGCCATGGCACGTCTGCGCGACGACAACGTCGCCGAGCGTTTTGCCAAGGAAGCCGTGCGCCAGGCCTTGGTCAACCTGGACGCCGTCGACGCCCCGGCCGGCCAGATGCCGGTGGTGCTCGGGCCAGGCTGGCCCGGCATCCTGCTGCACGAGGCGGTGGGACATGGCCTTGAAGGCGATTTCAACCGCAAGGGCAGTTCGGCCTTCGCCGGACGCATGGGGCAGCGGGTGGCCGCGCCTGGCGTGACCGTGGTGGACGATGCCACCCTGGCCGATCGGCGCGGTTCCATGAGTGTGGATGACGAAGGCACGCCGGGCCAGTACACGCCGCTGATCGAGGATGGCATTCTCACCGGCTACATGCAGGACAAGCTCAACGCCCGGATGATGGGCATGCAGCCCACCGGCAACGCCCGGCGCGAGTCGTTCGCACATATGCCGATGCCGCGCATGACCAACACTTACATGCTGGCCGGCCAGGACGATCCGGCGGACATCCTCGCCAGCGTCAAGCGAGGCATCTACGCGGTCAGTTTCGGCGGTGGCCAGGTGGATATCACCTCGGGCAAGTTCGTGTTCTCGGCAAGCGAAGCCTACCTGATCGAGGACGGCAAGATCACCGCGCCGGTCAAGGGGGCGACCCTGATCGGCAACGGGCCGGAGGCGATGGGCCGGGTGTCGATGATCGGTCACGACCTGGAGCTCGACACCGGTATCGGCGTTTGCGGCAAGGAGGGGCAGGGCGTTCCCGTGGGCGTGGGCCAGCCGACGCTCAAGCTGGATGAGCTCACTGTCGGCGGCACTGCGTCGTGA
- the ptsN gene encoding PTS IIA-like nitrogen regulatory protein PtsN, whose amino-acid sequence MTLETILPPERALFDVPGGSKKRVLEFFSTFIAQNTPSLDSQEVFGRLVGRERLGSTGIGNGVAIPHARSPHCHNPVATFLKLAEPIDFDAIDGEPVDLVFVLLVPEEADDTHLSLLSQVASVMNDAETRARLRKCASQRELHERLIEAIRRQSSA is encoded by the coding sequence ATGACACTGGAAACCATCCTGCCTCCGGAACGCGCTCTGTTCGACGTTCCCGGGGGCAGCAAGAAGAGGGTGCTGGAGTTCTTCAGCACCTTCATTGCGCAGAATACTCCGAGCCTCGACAGTCAGGAGGTCTTCGGCAGACTCGTCGGTCGTGAGAGGTTGGGCAGTACCGGCATCGGCAATGGTGTGGCCATTCCCCATGCCCGTAGCCCGCACTGTCATAACCCCGTAGCGACCTTTCTCAAACTTGCCGAACCCATCGACTTCGACGCCATCGACGGCGAGCCGGTCGATCTGGTGTTCGTGCTTTTGGTACCGGAAGAAGCCGACGATACGCATCTGTCGCTGCTGAGCCAGGTGGCTAGCGTCATGAACGACGCCGAGACGCGGGCGCGACTGCGCAAATGCGCAAGCCAGCGCGAGCTCCATGAGCGTCTCATCGAAGCGATTCGACGACAGTCCTCGGCCTGA
- the lptA gene encoding lipopolysaccharide transport periplasmic protein LptA encodes MKRCRLPTIRMPLTLALVGMALIGLAGSGSIMAQQSDAEQPIEVEADQLELDDRAGTAVYTGDVDIRQGSMRLTGDRVEFQRNAAGELSRATAHGERAYIEQQPDPDQPVVRGWGRTIIYHVAERRVELIDRAELHQGGDTFDGGYLEYFLDRRVVQARAQGEGVEGSQRIRMTLQPER; translated from the coding sequence ATGAAGCGATGCAGGCTCCCGACCATACGTATGCCACTCACCCTGGCGCTGGTTGGCATGGCGTTGATCGGCCTGGCGGGTAGCGGTTCGATCATGGCGCAGCAGAGTGATGCCGAGCAGCCCATCGAGGTAGAGGCCGACCAACTCGAACTCGACGATCGCGCCGGCACTGCGGTCTACACAGGCGACGTCGATATTCGTCAGGGCAGCATGCGACTCACCGGCGACCGAGTCGAGTTTCAGCGCAATGCGGCCGGCGAGCTTTCGCGTGCCACGGCCCACGGCGAACGCGCCTACATCGAACAGCAGCCCGACCCCGACCAGCCCGTGGTTCGCGGCTGGGGGCGTACCATCATCTATCATGTGGCCGAGCGCAGAGTGGAACTGATCGACCGCGCCGAGCTGCACCAGGGTGGCGACACCTTCGACGGGGGCTATCTCGAGTATTTCCTCGATCGTCGCGTGGTCCAGGCGCGCGCCCAGGGCGAGGGCGTCGAAGGCAGCCAGCGCATTCGCATGACCCTGCAGCCGGAGCGTTGA